In the genome of Sphaeramia orbicularis chromosome 13, fSphaOr1.1, whole genome shotgun sequence, one region contains:
- the LOC115431373 gene encoding ADP-ribosylation factor-like protein 14, with product MGIHGSKPQKHVQVLILGLDGSGKTTLLYKLKYNESVVTVPTVGFNVETLETERSSPGLTVWDVGGQRKMRPHWKHHYADTAGLVFVVDSSDHKRLDEARKELHRVLRYESLREVPLVVLANKQDLPEALSPEVLCLKLDLRKVCEGRAWFIQPCSAATGMGLEEGFRRIVYLMKTPLKQTQEDIKIKMRSKGLGVTALKQVLLCG from the exons ATGGGTATTCATGGATCCAAACCTCAGAAACATGTACAGGTTCTAATACTGGGCCTGGATGGATCAGGAAAGACTACTCTGCTCTACAAACTGAAGTATAATGAGAGTGTGGTGACTGTGCCAACTGTGGGCTTTAACGTGGAGACACTGGAGACCGAGAGGAGCAGCCCGGGGTTGACTGTGTGGGACGTCGGTGGCCAGAGGAAGATGAGACCCCACTGGAAGCATCACTACGCAGATACAGCTGGACTGGTGTTTGTGGTGGACAGCTCAGACCATAAACGTCTGGATGAGGCCCGCAAGGAACTGCATCGG GTCCTACGGTATGAGAGTCTCAGAGAGGTCCCGCTGGTGGTCCTCGCTAATAAACAAGACCTTCCTGAAGCTTTAAGCCCAGAGGTACTTTGCCTGAAACTGGACCTGAGGAAAGTGTGTGAGGGTAGAGCGTGGTTCATCCAGCCCTGTTCAGCTGCCACTGGGATGGGACTGGAGGAAGGATTCAGGAGGATAGTCTACCTGATGAAGACTCCACTGAAACAGACTCAAGAGGACATTAAGATTAAGATGAGGTCTAAAGGCCTCGGTGTCACAGCTTTGAAGCAAGTCTTGCTCTGTGGCTAA